The Pseudodesulfovibrio sp. zrk46 genome contains a region encoding:
- a CDS encoding DsrE family protein — protein sequence MQILITLSSTDPEIKWNAVRYGNFLLNAGEEVTIFLNGPAVNLLEGDSPDFPIAEQAKIFTLSEGLLHAUGKCMGIHGVDDNDVFKLSNMQFLYEEMTKADKIMNF from the coding sequence ATGCAAATACTTATTACACTTTCTTCCACTGATCCTGAAATCAAGTGGAATGCAGTTCGATATGGTAACTTCCTGCTCAACGCAGGCGAAGAGGTCACCATATTCCTTAATGGTCCGGCCGTGAACCTGTTGGAAGGCGACAGCCCAGACTTCCCCATCGCCGAACAGGCAAAGATTTTCACACTCAGCGAGGGCTTGCTACACGCCTGAGGCAAATGTATGGGCATCCACGGTGTGGATGATAACGACGTATTCAAGCTGTCCAACATGCAATTCCTCTATGAGGAGATGACTAAAGCGGACAAGATCATGAACTTTTAA
- a CDS encoding DVU0298 family protein, whose product MSRFRRLKKDVRAILADPDWQNRLTELEAWAPKELVPPLLSLRLDKDEEVRWRTVTAFGLTAGRMAEASMEQTRVLMRTCMWYMNEESGNLGWGIPHFMAEAMVHNEKVAKEFHKILASYIFCDEKCDGNFLDHPELRRDVFWALARLASERPEYVRHSERFLVAALEEEDPYNRAYAAWTLGILKADGVLDKLEGLASDGTEIRTFRDNQLVDVTVGELVSHAVALMG is encoded by the coding sequence ATGTCTCGATTTCGCCGACTGAAAAAAGATGTCCGTGCCATCCTTGCCGATCCTGATTGGCAAAACCGTTTGACTGAATTGGAGGCGTGGGCGCCCAAGGAATTGGTGCCGCCGCTGCTCTCTTTACGATTGGATAAGGATGAGGAAGTTCGCTGGAGGACTGTGACCGCCTTTGGCTTGACTGCCGGGCGCATGGCCGAAGCCTCCATGGAGCAGACTCGCGTGCTCATGCGTACGTGCATGTGGTACATGAATGAAGAGTCTGGCAACCTTGGATGGGGTATTCCGCATTTCATGGCTGAGGCCATGGTTCATAATGAGAAGGTCGCCAAGGAGTTTCACAAGATTCTCGCTTCGTACATCTTCTGCGATGAAAAGTGTGATGGGAACTTCCTTGACCATCCAGAGTTGCGACGTGATGTTTTCTGGGCCTTGGCCCGGCTGGCAAGTGAGCGTCCTGAATACGTCCGTCACAGTGAACGTTTTCTTGTAGCGGCCTTGGAGGAAGAAGACCCTTACAACCGAGCCTATGCGGCTTGGACCCTGGGTATCCTCAAGGCTGACGGAGTTCTCGACAAGCTGGAGGGACTTGCGTCGGACGGCACGGAAATCCGGACATTCCGGGATAACCAGCTGGTGGATGTGACTGTCGGGGAATTAGTCTCCCATGCGGTTGCACTCATGGGCTGA
- a CDS encoding tetratricopeptide repeat protein: protein MEQFDNIDDYIADLKGKLQKNPQCGNTHYNLGVAYLSRRDFMEAEREFLEAVANSPKMAEAYVQLGGIAMQRGDLEGCLNYNIQASKERPFFAVPWGNIGFIYLQQGEVDKAHKALKKALKLDHDFIQAQATMTSYHITIGDYEEADKLLKQILDKVPNFGPAWNNKAIVDAHFEEWEDAKKCIAKAEEFGFDVEEAFKKEVESH, encoded by the coding sequence ATGGAACAATTCGATAATATTGATGATTACATCGCTGATCTGAAAGGCAAACTGCAGAAGAATCCGCAGTGCGGCAACACCCACTACAACCTGGGCGTGGCCTACCTGTCCCGCCGTGACTTCATGGAAGCCGAGCGCGAATTTCTGGAAGCTGTAGCCAACTCTCCGAAGATGGCTGAAGCTTATGTCCAGCTGGGTGGCATTGCCATGCAGCGTGGCGATCTGGAAGGCTGCCTGAACTACAACATCCAGGCTTCCAAGGAACGTCCGTTTTTTGCTGTGCCCTGGGGCAACATCGGCTTTATCTACTTGCAGCAGGGCGAAGTCGATAAGGCTCACAAGGCCCTCAAGAAGGCCTTGAAGCTGGATCACGACTTTATTCAGGCCCAGGCTACCATGACTTCTTACCACATCACCATTGGTGACTACGAAGAAGCTGATAAGCTGCTCAAGCAGATCCTTGACAAGGTGCCCAACTTCGGCCCCGCATGGAACAACAAAGCCATCGTGGACGCTCACTTCGAGGAGTGGGAAGACGCCAAGAAGTGCATCGCCAAGGCTGAAGAATTCGGCTTTGATGTAGAGGAAGCTTTCAAGAAGGAAGTGGAATCTCACTAG